In Streptomyces rapamycinicus NRRL 5491, the genomic stretch AACATCCTCGGCCACAAAATGATCAAGTGTTGTCGCAAGCTATCGCGATGCGATCGGGATTTCGTAATCTAAGAATCCTCGGGAGCCCGGCAACCTAATCTGGAGTGGCGGCAACTACGACATGGAGCGGGCCGGTCCGGATCCTCCGGCCCGTTCTCTCGACGCGGAACAGGAGTTGCCATGAGGCTGAGACGCAAACGGGGCCGTCACCGCCGTCGCAAGGATCGCACGCTGCCGTTGGGCAGCGCCGTGATCGTGGCGTCGGCCGTGGCCGGGGTGTATCTGACGGCTTCGCCGGAGGGCGCGAGCGCCGTGCCCACCACCCTGTACGTGGCCACCAACGGCAGCGACGGCAACACCGGCACCCTCAAGTCCCCCTACCGAAGCCTGGAGAAGGCGTTCTCCACCGCCAAGGCGGGCACCACCATCGAGGTCCGCGGCGGCACCTACTACCCCTCCAGGACCCTGCGCAGCTCCATCAGCGGCACCCCCCGCGAGCGCGTCCAACTGCGGTCGTACCGGGCCGAGAAGGTCCGGCTCGACGGCTCCCGGCTGGGCCGGGGCTCCTCCCTGGTCTCCCTCACCGCCGACTACTGGACGGTCTCGGGGATCGAACTGCGCAACGCCCCGGGCGGCGGCCTGGTCTGCACCTCCTGCGCGCGCAACGTCTTCCAGGACCTGAGCACCCACGGCAACGGTGACACCGGACTCACCCTCCGCGGCGACGACACCAACGGCAACGTCATCCGGAACCTCGACTCCTACGCCAACCACGACGACGCCACCGGCGGTCAGCGGGCCGACGGCATAGCCATCACCCACGGCTCCGGCTCGGGCAACGTGGTCACCGGATCCCGGCTGTTCCACAACAGCGACGACGGCCTCGATCTGTGGATGTGGGCGAGCCCCGTCACCATCGAGCACTCCTGGGCCTTCGGAAACGGCCGGAACCGCTGGCACATCCCCTACTTCAAGGGCGACGGCAGCGGCTTCCAGCTCGGCGCCGACCGCCGTGGCGCCCCCTCGCCCGCCCATCTCGTACGGTCCTCCGCCGCCTGGGCCAACACCAAGAGCGGCTTCGACGCGGGCGGCAACACCGGGGCCCTCCGGCTCCAGCGCACCACCTCCTTCGACAACTGGGGCAAGGGCTACGCCGTCGCCGGCTCCCGCGCCCGGCTGACCCGCAACCTCGCGCTCTCCAACGGCCGCGGCAGCGCCGACACCGGCCTCCTCGCCGTCTCCCGGGACAACAACTGGGCGCCGGGCCGCCGGGCCACCCCGCCGCTGGTCACCACCGACCCCACCACGGCCCTCGGACCCCGGCGGCCGAACGGCTCGCTGCCGCTCACCGCCTTCCTCGTGGTCATGGACCGCACCGAGATCGGTTCGCCGATGAACTGAAACCCCGGGAAAACCTGCATCGCGCTCCTGGCGGGCACAATCCCCTGATCCGGCACGCCGCCGACCCGCCCGCCGTCCCCCGAGGAGCGCGACCATGGCGAGACAGATCACGGACAAGGCCCCGGCCCCACCACCGCACGGACTCCCCCTGCTCGACCGCTACTTCCGGATATCCGAGCGGGGCTCCACCCTCGGCCGGGAGGTCCGGGGCGGGTTCGCCACCTTCTTCACGATGGCGTACATCCTCGTCCTGAACCCGATCATCCTGGGCGGGGCGAAGGACAAGTTCGGCGAGCAGCTCTCCGGCACCCAACTCGCCACCGCCACCGCCCTGGTGGCCGCCGTGATGACCGTCCTCATGGGCATCGGCGGCAATCTGCCGCTCGCCCTCGCCGCGGGCCTCGGGCTCAACGCGGTCGTCGCCTTCCAGATCGCCCCGCAGATGAGCTGGGCCGACGCCATGGGTCTGGTGGTCCTGGAGGGCCTGATCATCTGCGCGCTGGTGATGACCGGGCTGCGCGAGGCGGTGATGCACGCCATCCCGCAAGCGCTGAA encodes the following:
- a CDS encoding right-handed parallel beta-helix repeat-containing protein, with protein sequence MRLRRKRGRHRRRKDRTLPLGSAVIVASAVAGVYLTASPEGASAVPTTLYVATNGSDGNTGTLKSPYRSLEKAFSTAKAGTTIEVRGGTYYPSRTLRSSISGTPRERVQLRSYRAEKVRLDGSRLGRGSSLVSLTADYWTVSGIELRNAPGGGLVCTSCARNVFQDLSTHGNGDTGLTLRGDDTNGNVIRNLDSYANHDDATGGQRADGIAITHGSGSGNVVTGSRLFHNSDDGLDLWMWASPVTIEHSWAFGNGRNRWHIPYFKGDGSGFQLGADRRGAPSPAHLVRSSAAWANTKSGFDAGGNTGALRLQRTTSFDNWGKGYAVAGSRARLTRNLALSNGRGSADTGLLAVSRDNNWAPGRRATPPLVTTDPTTALGPRRPNGSLPLTAFLVVMDRTEIGSPMN